A single genomic interval of Pyrus communis chromosome 5, drPyrComm1.1, whole genome shotgun sequence harbors:
- the LOC137735730 gene encoding auxin-responsive protein SAUR32-like, which yields MGSGERSLRNFHLHLPHLHHHHHHGGKKQVIRDVPKGCLAIKVGQGEEQQRFVVPVIYFNHPLFIRLLKEAEEEYGFDQKGTITIPCHVEEFRSVQGMIDRENSLHHHHHHQHHHLHVGCFRV from the coding sequence ATGGGTAGCGGAGAGAGAAGTCTGAGAAATTTCCATCTGCACCTGCCGCAtcttcaccaccaccatcatcacgGTGGGAAGAAACAAGTGATTAGAGATGTTCCAAAAGGGTGTTTGGCAATCAAGGTGGGCCAGGGAGAAGAGCAACAGAGGTTTGTGGTGCCTGTGATTTACTTCAATCACCCACTCTTCATACGGCTCTTGAAGGAAGCGGAGGAAGAGTATGGGTTTGATCAGAAGGGCACCATCACCATCCCTTGCCATGTGGAGGAGTTCAGGTCCGTTCAAGGCATGATTGATAGGGAGAACTCcctccaccaccatcaccaccaccagcaCCACCACCTCCATGTCGGGTGCTTTAGGGTTTGA